From a region of the Paenibacillus lutimineralis genome:
- a CDS encoding protease complex subunit PrcB family protein: MKIKKLNLAVAALLTGSLLLVPAASAFNDVQGDDARMVESLQDRGIIQGMTKDKFVPLGKVNGAQGVHMIVQALGLKAKPDNQVSSQNTDKNWHWYDESLVIAADNGIELPQGFSVSKELTREQFAILLQQGIHATGDYPLIAMLIQIADADEVTTSYFNSVQALLLMKITELDDAGKFHAKQPLTRIEAAKWVYNSREFVDNHRKADDPMQDEVTYSMEKVNDQINKVILQRENQPNPGYGIAVTKVEFGKDQVATIYYELLSPKPGQMYPQVITTTKTETYISSSYKVALVHDTSPMELKRLK; the protein is encoded by the coding sequence GTGAAAATAAAGAAATTAAATCTGGCTGTTGCGGCACTTCTAACGGGGTCGCTCCTACTTGTTCCTGCTGCATCGGCATTTAATGATGTACAGGGGGACGATGCGCGAATGGTTGAATCCCTGCAGGATAGAGGAATTATCCAAGGGATGACGAAGGATAAGTTCGTTCCGCTCGGTAAGGTGAACGGGGCTCAGGGCGTTCATATGATCGTACAGGCATTGGGATTGAAGGCCAAGCCTGATAACCAGGTGAGTTCCCAAAATACGGATAAAAATTGGCATTGGTATGATGAGTCGCTGGTGATCGCGGCGGACAATGGAATCGAATTGCCGCAAGGCTTCTCGGTCAGTAAGGAGCTTACACGGGAACAATTCGCCATCCTGCTGCAGCAAGGTATCCATGCGACCGGTGATTATCCACTCATAGCTATGCTTATTCAGATCGCGGATGCCGATGAAGTAACGACGAGTTATTTTAACAGTGTTCAAGCTTTGCTGCTTATGAAGATTACAGAGCTGGATGATGCGGGCAAGTTCCACGCCAAACAGCCTCTCACCCGAATAGAAGCAGCAAAATGGGTCTACAATAGCCGCGAGTTTGTAGATAATCACAGGAAAGCGGATGATCCGATGCAGGACGAAGTCACGTATAGTATGGAAAAAGTGAATGACCAGATCAACAAAGTAATTCTACAGCGTGAGAACCAGCCGAACCCAGGATACGGGATTGCCGTTACTAAGGTGGAGTTCGGCAAGGATCAGGTAGCGACCATCTATTATGAGCTGCTCTCTCCTAAGCCGGGGCAAATGTATCCGCAGGTCATTACAACGACGAAAACGGAAACTTATATTTCTAGCTCCTATAAGGTCGCGCTGGTTCACGATACATCACCGATGGAGCTTAAACGGTTGAAATAA
- a CDS encoding TetR/AcrR family transcriptional regulator, with protein MTENEYESKIRIPRQERSIKTKETILQAAMELFSEKGYHGTNTKEIAAAAGVSTGSFYSYYKDKRAVFLDSLIIYNNTLVERIDTYLDGVDFQSMDKIDFIREVIDSLIFSHKVFTEFHKELAVMYNSDPEVQTLMDTQFEFGRRKTLDYLLMNPEELKVDNLEAASVVIFETLNRVVDLIVFSPQIVDVEQLKTELAKMLVAYLYK; from the coding sequence GTGACCGAGAACGAGTACGAGAGCAAAATCCGAATACCCCGGCAAGAACGGAGCATCAAAACAAAAGAAACCATTTTGCAAGCAGCGATGGAGCTTTTTTCCGAGAAAGGCTATCATGGTACCAACACAAAAGAGATCGCTGCTGCGGCAGGTGTATCCACCGGCAGCTTCTATTCTTATTACAAAGACAAACGAGCCGTATTTTTAGATTCACTGATTATTTATAATAATACGCTCGTAGAGCGGATCGATACCTATCTTGACGGAGTGGACTTCCAGTCCATGGACAAGATTGATTTTATTCGGGAGGTAATCGATAGCCTTATATTCTCTCACAAGGTGTTTACCGAGTTCCACAAGGAATTAGCCGTGATGTATAATTCAGACCCTGAAGTTCAAACGCTTATGGATACACAATTTGAATTCGGACGCCGGAAAACTCTCGATTACTTATTAATGAACCCTGAGGAACTCAAAGTGGACAATCTTGAAGCCGCTTCTGTCGTCATATTTGAGACACTGAACAGAGTCGTGGATCTCATCGTCTTCTCTCCTCAAATTGTCGATGTCGAACAGCTAAAAACCGAGCTTGCAAAGATGCTCGTAGCTTATTTATATAAATAA